The following coding sequences lie in one Musa acuminata AAA Group cultivar baxijiao chromosome BXJ3-1, Cavendish_Baxijiao_AAA, whole genome shotgun sequence genomic window:
- the LOC135629390 gene encoding protein HASTY 1-like isoform X2 encodes MVLRWLPEDITVHNEDLEGDRRRVLLRGLTESLTEIFPLLYSLLEKHFGAALSEFAGQQLDAAKQHASTVIASLNAVNAYAEWAPVPDLAKYGLIHGCGSLLQYNEFRLHACEFFKFICQRKRPTDATAVEFDSAMTMIFQILMNASREFLSRSRSNFTAIDETEFEFVECICECMVTLASSNMQCITGDGTTTTQFLQQMVEYYQHVKFGLHFQSLLFWLAIMREPVSKVKGGGQIGGDNSAVGNSEVSSRPTEKEKKGVSAFINDDICAAILDISFQRMLKKNPSATNISTSKAFELWDDEFDSRTDFSQYRSRLLELIRLVAVQKPLVAATRVSERINLILKSYVHASVSAQDVALIESMQLGLETVVGAIFDGSAEFLNSAAESKFQLCTIFEGVLQWFLSLSWTEPALAVILGRYLDAMGPFLKYYPDSVANVVNKLFGLLTSLPIVIKDPSFNNARHARLQICTSFIRIAKAAERSLLPHMKGIADTMAYLQGEGHLLRGEHNLLGEAFLIMASSAGIQQQQEVLAWLLEPLSKQWTQSEWQNAFLSDPAGLTRLCSDPQFMWSIYHTVTFFEKALKRSGIKKSVLNLQGSSVVTDVSTQPHPMSSHLSWMLPPLLRLIRSIHSLWSQPITQTLTSEISAAKAMNHVEQASLLGESNKLFKGLSTSADGPQTDTLREGESSENDIRNWLKGIRDSGYNVIGLSATTGDTFFRCIESHSVTLALVENVQSMEFRHLRQLIHLVIIPMVKFCPPNLWEVWLESILHPLLLHCHQALACSWSSLLLDGRAKVPDTFGNLSGLELKVEVMEEKLLRDLTREVCSLLSVLASPPLNSGLPSLEHLGPTNRVDSLKELNAFVLNSMVGFLMMHKGLALHALKIGIDVFAWTDGEAVTKAIPFCGAIILLAIMTNTVELREFVAKDLFLALIKGLTLESNAVTSSDILGLCREIYVYLADRDPAPRQVLLSLPSITRDDLLAFEDALAKTSSPKEQKQLIKSLLLLATGNKLRALATLKSTNIITNVTGRSRSSTATSGPNIEEDDTIGLAAIT; translated from the exons ATGGTGCTGAGGTGGCTTCCTGAAGACATAACAGTTCATAATGAGGACTTAGAAG GTGACAGGCGAAGAGTACTCTTGCGTGGGCTTACTGAATCATTGACTGAAATTTTTCCACTTCTATATTCT TTGCTTGAAAAACATTTCGGGGCTGCTTTGAGTGAGTTTGCAGGACAACAGTTGGATGCAGCAAAACAGCATGCATCTACTGTAATAGCTTCTCTGAATGCTGTAAATGCATATGCTGAATGGGCTCCTGTGCCTGATCTTGCTAAATATGGTTTGATTCACGG ATGTGGGTCCTTACTGCAGTATAATGAATTTCGCCTCCATGCTTGTGAGTTTTTTAAATTCATCTGTCAAAG GAAAAGACCTACTGATGCTACAGCTGTGGAGTTTGATTCTGCAATGACGATGATCTTCCAGATTTTAATGAATGCGTCTAGAGAATTCCTGAGCAGATCTAGGTCAAATTTTACTGCAATTGATGAAACCGAGTTTGAGTTTGTCGAATGTATATGTGAGTGCATGGTAACTTTGGCTTCTTCCAACATGCAATGTATCACCGGGGATGGAACAACAACAACTCAATTTCTTCAGCAG ATGGTGGAGTACTACCAACATGTAAAGTTTGGCCTCCACTTCCAATCTTTGCTCTTTTGGCTT GCAATAATGAGAGAACCTGTATCAAAGGTGAAAGGCGGTGGACAGATTGGTGGGGACAATTCTGCTGTTGGTAACTCTGAAGTTTCTTCCAGACctacagaaaaagaaaagaaaggggtgTCAGCTTTCATCAATGATGACATTTGTGCAGCTATCTTGGATATTTCTTTCCAGAGAATGTTAAAGAAAAATCCTTCTGCAACCAACATATCAACATCTAAAGCATTTGAACTTTGGGATGATGAGTTTGATTCAAGAACTGACTTCAGCCAATACCGCTCTAGGCTG CTGGAGCTCATCAGACTTGTTGCTGTTCAAAAGCCACTGGTAGCTGCAACAAGAGTTTCGGAGAGAATTAACCTGATACTCAAGAGTTATGTCCATGCTTCAGTGTCTGCGCAG GATGTAGCCTTAATAGAAAGTATGCAACTGGGACTTGAAACAGTTGTTGGTGCAATTTTTGATGGTTCAGCTGAATTTTTAAATAGCGCTGCTGAGTCCAAGTTCCAGTTATGCACAATTTTTGAAG GTGTGCTTCAATGGTTCCTTTCTTTAAGCTGGACCGAACCAGCACTTGCAGTAATCCTTGGTAGATATTTGGATGCGATGGGGCCTTTTCTCAAATACTATCCTGATTCAGTTGCGAATGTTGTGAATAAACTTTTTGGGCTTTTGACATCACTTCCTATTGTGATCAAG GATCCTTCTTTTAATAATGCTCGTCATGCTAGATTGCAAATTTGTACATCATTTATACGCATTGCAAAAGCTGCAGAAAGAAGTCTTCTTCCTCATATGAAG GGTATTGCGGACACCATGGCTTATCTACAAGGAGAAGGTCACTTACTTCGTGGTGAGCATAATCTTTTAGGTGAAGCATTTCTTATCATGGCATCTTCTGCTGG AATTCAACAGCAACAGGAAGTGTTAGCTTGGTTACTTGAACCATTAAGCAAGCAATGGACACAGTCAGAGTGGCAAAATGCTTTTCTATCCGACCCTGCTGGTCTAACTCGATTATGTTCTGATCCTCAATTTATGTGGTCAATTTACCATACTGTAACATTCTTTGAGAAGGCActgaaaagaagtggaatcaaaaAGTCTGTCCTGAATCTACAAGGAAGTTCAGTAGTCACTGATGTTTCCACTCAACCACATCCTATGTCTTCTCATTTATCATGGATGCTGCCCCCTCTCTTAAGG CTGATTCGTTCCATACATTCTCTTTGGTCTCAACCCATAACTCAAACTTTGACGAGCGAAATCAGTGCAGCAAAGGCTATGAATCATGTCGAGCAGGCTAGCCTTCTTGGTGAAAGCAATAAATTGTTCAAAGGTCTGTCCACTTCTGCAGATGGACCCCAGACTGACACATTGAGGGAAGGAGAGTCAAGTGAAAACGACATAAGAAATTGGTTAAAAGGAATCAGGGATAGTGG GTACAATGTTATAGGTCTATCAGCAACCACAGGAGATACATTTTTTCGGTGCATTGAGAGTCACTCTGTTACATTAGCTCTAGTTGAGAATGTCCAATCTATGGAATTTAGACATCTGCGGCAACTTATCCACTTGGTCATCATTCCTATGGTCAAATTCTGTCCGCCAAATTTATGGGAGGTTTGGCTAGAGAGCATTTTACACCCATTACTCCTCCACTGTCATCAAGCTCTTGCTTGTTCATGGTCCAGTCTTCTACTTGACGGCAGGGCAAAGGTTCCTGATACCTTTGGCAATCTTTCTGGTTTGGAGCTGAAGGTGGAAGTGATGGAAGAAAAGTTGCTCCGTGACTTGACCCGGGAAGTGTGTTCTCTTCTCTCAGTTCTAGCTTCACCACCTCTTAATAGTGGACTTCCTTCTTTGGAGCATCTTGGACCTACTAATCGTGTAGACTCACTTAAAGAATTGAATGCATTTGTCTTAAATTCTATGGTCGG ATTTCTCATGATGCACAAAGGTCTTGCTCTTCATGCGCTGAAAATAGGCATTGATGTCTTTGCATGGACAGATGGTGAAGCTGTGACTAAAGCTATCCCTTTCTGCGGAGCTATTATTCTTCTTGCTATCATGACAAACACTGTGGAACTTAGAGAATTTGTTGCTAAGGATTTATTCCTTGCTTTAATTAAAGGTCTAACTCTTGAGTCAAATGCTGTAACTAGCTCAGATATCCTCGGATTGTGTCGTGAAATATATGTCTATCTGGCAGATAGAGATCCTGCACCTAGACAG GTTCTGCTGTCCCTCCCTTCTATTACAAGAGATGATTTGCTCGCTTTTGAGGATGCTCTGGCTAAAACAAGTAGCCCTAAGGAACAAAAACAACTTATTAAGAGCTTGCTTCTGTTAGCTACTGGAAACAAATTAAGAGCCCTTGCTACCCTTAAGAGCACAAACATCATAACGAATGTGACAG GTAGATCACGGAGTTCAACCGCAACTTCTGGACCTAACATTGAAGAAGATGACACCATTGGCTTAGCGGCAATAACTTGA
- the LOC135629390 gene encoding protein HASTY 1-like isoform X1 has product MDDCSGTATTVAQAIAAALDWGSPPDARKAAVDYLESVKSGDIRTLASTSLILVQRNWPSEIRLHGFKLLQHLVRFRWDEFNITERREFANLTINIVSEVVNPHEEWALKSQTAALVAEVVRREGVALWHELLPTLVSLSIKGPIEAELVAMVLRWLPEDITVHNEDLEGDRRRVLLRGLTESLTEIFPLLYSLLEKHFGAALSEFAGQQLDAAKQHASTVIASLNAVNAYAEWAPVPDLAKYGLIHGCGSLLQYNEFRLHACEFFKFICQRKRPTDATAVEFDSAMTMIFQILMNASREFLSRSRSNFTAIDETEFEFVECICECMVTLASSNMQCITGDGTTTTQFLQQMVEYYQHVKFGLHFQSLLFWLAIMREPVSKVKGGGQIGGDNSAVGNSEVSSRPTEKEKKGVSAFINDDICAAILDISFQRMLKKNPSATNISTSKAFELWDDEFDSRTDFSQYRSRLLELIRLVAVQKPLVAATRVSERINLILKSYVHASVSAQDVALIESMQLGLETVVGAIFDGSAEFLNSAAESKFQLCTIFEGVLQWFLSLSWTEPALAVILGRYLDAMGPFLKYYPDSVANVVNKLFGLLTSLPIVIKDPSFNNARHARLQICTSFIRIAKAAERSLLPHMKGIADTMAYLQGEGHLLRGEHNLLGEAFLIMASSAGIQQQQEVLAWLLEPLSKQWTQSEWQNAFLSDPAGLTRLCSDPQFMWSIYHTVTFFEKALKRSGIKKSVLNLQGSSVVTDVSTQPHPMSSHLSWMLPPLLRLIRSIHSLWSQPITQTLTSEISAAKAMNHVEQASLLGESNKLFKGLSTSADGPQTDTLREGESSENDIRNWLKGIRDSGYNVIGLSATTGDTFFRCIESHSVTLALVENVQSMEFRHLRQLIHLVIIPMVKFCPPNLWEVWLESILHPLLLHCHQALACSWSSLLLDGRAKVPDTFGNLSGLELKVEVMEEKLLRDLTREVCSLLSVLASPPLNSGLPSLEHLGPTNRVDSLKELNAFVLNSMVGFLMMHKGLALHALKIGIDVFAWTDGEAVTKAIPFCGAIILLAIMTNTVELREFVAKDLFLALIKGLTLESNAVTSSDILGLCREIYVYLADRDPAPRQVLLSLPSITRDDLLAFEDALAKTSSPKEQKQLIKSLLLLATGNKLRALATLKSTNIITNVTGRSRSSTATSGPNIEEDDTIGLAAIT; this is encoded by the exons ATGGACGACTGCAGCGGCACAGCCACTACGGTGGCCCAAGCCATCGCCGCCGCACTTGATTGGGGCTCTCCCCCCGACGCCCGGAAGGCGGCCGTCGACTACCTGGAATCC GTTAAGAGTGGTGACATTCGAACTTTGGCAAGCACATCTCTGATTCTAGTTCAGAGGAATTGGCCATCAGAGATCCGGCTACATGGGTTCAAGTTATTGCAG CATTTGGTTCGATTTAGATGGGATGAGTTTAACATTACAGAAAGGAGAGAATTTGCAAACCTCACAATCAATATAGTATCAGAGGTGGTAAATCCTCATGAGGAATGGGCGCTGAAGAGTCAGACGGCTGCTttagttgctgag GTTGTTCGAAGAGAAGGAGTAGCATTATGGCATGAGCTTCTACCAACTTTGGTTTCTCTATCGATCAAAGGTCCTATTGAG GCTGAGTTAGTTGCTATGGTGCTGAGGTGGCTTCCTGAAGACATAACAGTTCATAATGAGGACTTAGAAG GTGACAGGCGAAGAGTACTCTTGCGTGGGCTTACTGAATCATTGACTGAAATTTTTCCACTTCTATATTCT TTGCTTGAAAAACATTTCGGGGCTGCTTTGAGTGAGTTTGCAGGACAACAGTTGGATGCAGCAAAACAGCATGCATCTACTGTAATAGCTTCTCTGAATGCTGTAAATGCATATGCTGAATGGGCTCCTGTGCCTGATCTTGCTAAATATGGTTTGATTCACGG ATGTGGGTCCTTACTGCAGTATAATGAATTTCGCCTCCATGCTTGTGAGTTTTTTAAATTCATCTGTCAAAG GAAAAGACCTACTGATGCTACAGCTGTGGAGTTTGATTCTGCAATGACGATGATCTTCCAGATTTTAATGAATGCGTCTAGAGAATTCCTGAGCAGATCTAGGTCAAATTTTACTGCAATTGATGAAACCGAGTTTGAGTTTGTCGAATGTATATGTGAGTGCATGGTAACTTTGGCTTCTTCCAACATGCAATGTATCACCGGGGATGGAACAACAACAACTCAATTTCTTCAGCAG ATGGTGGAGTACTACCAACATGTAAAGTTTGGCCTCCACTTCCAATCTTTGCTCTTTTGGCTT GCAATAATGAGAGAACCTGTATCAAAGGTGAAAGGCGGTGGACAGATTGGTGGGGACAATTCTGCTGTTGGTAACTCTGAAGTTTCTTCCAGACctacagaaaaagaaaagaaaggggtgTCAGCTTTCATCAATGATGACATTTGTGCAGCTATCTTGGATATTTCTTTCCAGAGAATGTTAAAGAAAAATCCTTCTGCAACCAACATATCAACATCTAAAGCATTTGAACTTTGGGATGATGAGTTTGATTCAAGAACTGACTTCAGCCAATACCGCTCTAGGCTG CTGGAGCTCATCAGACTTGTTGCTGTTCAAAAGCCACTGGTAGCTGCAACAAGAGTTTCGGAGAGAATTAACCTGATACTCAAGAGTTATGTCCATGCTTCAGTGTCTGCGCAG GATGTAGCCTTAATAGAAAGTATGCAACTGGGACTTGAAACAGTTGTTGGTGCAATTTTTGATGGTTCAGCTGAATTTTTAAATAGCGCTGCTGAGTCCAAGTTCCAGTTATGCACAATTTTTGAAG GTGTGCTTCAATGGTTCCTTTCTTTAAGCTGGACCGAACCAGCACTTGCAGTAATCCTTGGTAGATATTTGGATGCGATGGGGCCTTTTCTCAAATACTATCCTGATTCAGTTGCGAATGTTGTGAATAAACTTTTTGGGCTTTTGACATCACTTCCTATTGTGATCAAG GATCCTTCTTTTAATAATGCTCGTCATGCTAGATTGCAAATTTGTACATCATTTATACGCATTGCAAAAGCTGCAGAAAGAAGTCTTCTTCCTCATATGAAG GGTATTGCGGACACCATGGCTTATCTACAAGGAGAAGGTCACTTACTTCGTGGTGAGCATAATCTTTTAGGTGAAGCATTTCTTATCATGGCATCTTCTGCTGG AATTCAACAGCAACAGGAAGTGTTAGCTTGGTTACTTGAACCATTAAGCAAGCAATGGACACAGTCAGAGTGGCAAAATGCTTTTCTATCCGACCCTGCTGGTCTAACTCGATTATGTTCTGATCCTCAATTTATGTGGTCAATTTACCATACTGTAACATTCTTTGAGAAGGCActgaaaagaagtggaatcaaaaAGTCTGTCCTGAATCTACAAGGAAGTTCAGTAGTCACTGATGTTTCCACTCAACCACATCCTATGTCTTCTCATTTATCATGGATGCTGCCCCCTCTCTTAAGG CTGATTCGTTCCATACATTCTCTTTGGTCTCAACCCATAACTCAAACTTTGACGAGCGAAATCAGTGCAGCAAAGGCTATGAATCATGTCGAGCAGGCTAGCCTTCTTGGTGAAAGCAATAAATTGTTCAAAGGTCTGTCCACTTCTGCAGATGGACCCCAGACTGACACATTGAGGGAAGGAGAGTCAAGTGAAAACGACATAAGAAATTGGTTAAAAGGAATCAGGGATAGTGG GTACAATGTTATAGGTCTATCAGCAACCACAGGAGATACATTTTTTCGGTGCATTGAGAGTCACTCTGTTACATTAGCTCTAGTTGAGAATGTCCAATCTATGGAATTTAGACATCTGCGGCAACTTATCCACTTGGTCATCATTCCTATGGTCAAATTCTGTCCGCCAAATTTATGGGAGGTTTGGCTAGAGAGCATTTTACACCCATTACTCCTCCACTGTCATCAAGCTCTTGCTTGTTCATGGTCCAGTCTTCTACTTGACGGCAGGGCAAAGGTTCCTGATACCTTTGGCAATCTTTCTGGTTTGGAGCTGAAGGTGGAAGTGATGGAAGAAAAGTTGCTCCGTGACTTGACCCGGGAAGTGTGTTCTCTTCTCTCAGTTCTAGCTTCACCACCTCTTAATAGTGGACTTCCTTCTTTGGAGCATCTTGGACCTACTAATCGTGTAGACTCACTTAAAGAATTGAATGCATTTGTCTTAAATTCTATGGTCGG ATTTCTCATGATGCACAAAGGTCTTGCTCTTCATGCGCTGAAAATAGGCATTGATGTCTTTGCATGGACAGATGGTGAAGCTGTGACTAAAGCTATCCCTTTCTGCGGAGCTATTATTCTTCTTGCTATCATGACAAACACTGTGGAACTTAGAGAATTTGTTGCTAAGGATTTATTCCTTGCTTTAATTAAAGGTCTAACTCTTGAGTCAAATGCTGTAACTAGCTCAGATATCCTCGGATTGTGTCGTGAAATATATGTCTATCTGGCAGATAGAGATCCTGCACCTAGACAG GTTCTGCTGTCCCTCCCTTCTATTACAAGAGATGATTTGCTCGCTTTTGAGGATGCTCTGGCTAAAACAAGTAGCCCTAAGGAACAAAAACAACTTATTAAGAGCTTGCTTCTGTTAGCTACTGGAAACAAATTAAGAGCCCTTGCTACCCTTAAGAGCACAAACATCATAACGAATGTGACAG GTAGATCACGGAGTTCAACCGCAACTTCTGGACCTAACATTGAAGAAGATGACACCATTGGCTTAGCGGCAATAACTTGA